The Candidatus Methylomirabilota bacterium DNA segment GATCGCGATGATCGGGGTGTGGGCCGTGGCCGGCTCGCCCCGCAGCGTGCGCGTGGCCTCGATGCCGGAGACCTTGGGAAGCTGAACGTCCATCAGGATCAGATCCGGATGCTCCTGCCGTGCCATGGCCATGCCGGATTCGCCGTCGGTCGCCTCGATCAGCCGGTAGGTCGTGGGCATCAGGAGATCCTGAACCAGCCTCCGGTTCACCTCGTTGTCCTCCACATACAGGATAGTCTTGGCTGTCATGCGGCTCTCCCCGCCTCTAGGCGCAATGGAATCGAGAAATAGAACGTGGATCCGATGCCGACCTCGCTCTCTACCCACACCCGGCCCCCGTGCATTTCGACGAACCTCTTGGTGATGCTGAGCCCGAGCCCGGTTCCCCCGAACTCGCGGGCGATCGTCGAGTCGGCCTGCTGGAACTCCGCGAACAGGCCCGCGATATTATCCGGGGAAATGCCGATCCCGGTGTCCGACACACGGAAGCGAAGCGTGTCATCCAGCCGCTCGACGGCGATCTCGACCCGCCCCTGCTTGGTGAACTTGAGCGCATTGCCTGCCAGATTCGTGAGGC contains these protein-coding regions:
- a CDS encoding response regulator, which encodes MTAKTILYVEDNEVNRRLVQDLLMPTTYRLIEATDGESGMAMARQEHPDLILMDVQLPKVSGIEATRTLRGEPATAHTPIIAI